In Micromonospora sp. NBC_01813, the following are encoded in one genomic region:
- a CDS encoding FAD-binding protein codes for MPRTDTTTLDLTADVVIVGGGPAGTWAALAATAAGADVVLLDKGYCGASGPTASGGTGVWYVAPEPDAREKAMASREGLGGYLADRRWMARVLDQTYENMNRLATEARYPFPIVDGQPFKRGVQGPEYMRRMRAWVKRSGARVLDHSPVLELLVDPSGAVAGVAGYRRQHDTGYRVRAGAVVLASGGCAFLSKALGCDVDTGDGALYAAEAGAELSGMEFSNSYAIAPAFTSVTKTAYYNFATFFHADGTPLAGAASQGGRSVIAGELLRNGTVLCQIDQADPEQQRQMREGQPNFFLTFDRLGINPFTDKFPVTLLLEGTVRGTGGIRVVTDDCATTVPGLYAAGDAATRELICGGFTGGGSHNSAWAMSSGTWAGQGAARFATGLGPARHRRRLAATGGAGLRPTRAVRRGNAERYTGWSDAEQVLREQVHPYDKNYLRHGERLTPALAELDAAWRQLRAETAATGAAAVRIRQTAAMVAHARWMYTSALARTESRGMARRQDHPRLDPAQRHRISVGGLDSLWTRPEPEPAEAGQRLTAVAS; via the coding sequence ATGCCCCGCACCGACACCACCACACTGGACCTCACCGCCGACGTCGTCATCGTCGGTGGTGGACCGGCCGGCACCTGGGCAGCGCTCGCCGCCACCGCCGCTGGCGCCGACGTCGTGCTGCTCGACAAGGGCTACTGCGGTGCCAGCGGCCCGACCGCGTCCGGCGGCACCGGCGTCTGGTACGTCGCCCCCGAGCCTGACGCCCGGGAGAAGGCGATGGCCAGCCGGGAAGGCCTCGGCGGCTACCTCGCCGACCGGCGCTGGATGGCGCGGGTACTGGACCAGACGTACGAGAACATGAACCGCCTGGCGACCGAAGCCCGTTACCCGTTCCCGATCGTCGACGGCCAACCGTTCAAACGTGGCGTGCAGGGCCCGGAGTACATGCGCCGGATGCGGGCCTGGGTCAAGCGCTCCGGTGCCCGGGTCCTCGACCACAGTCCAGTGCTCGAACTGCTGGTGGACCCCAGCGGCGCCGTCGCCGGAGTGGCCGGCTACCGCCGACAGCACGACACCGGGTACCGGGTCCGAGCCGGCGCGGTCGTGCTGGCCAGTGGTGGCTGCGCATTCCTCAGCAAGGCGCTCGGCTGCGACGTCGACACCGGCGACGGGGCGCTGTACGCCGCCGAAGCCGGTGCCGAGCTGTCCGGTATGGAGTTCTCCAACTCCTACGCGATCGCCCCGGCGTTCACCTCCGTGACGAAGACGGCCTACTACAACTTCGCCACCTTCTTCCACGCTGACGGCACTCCGCTGGCCGGGGCCGCAAGTCAGGGCGGCAGGTCCGTCATCGCCGGTGAGCTGCTGCGCAACGGCACCGTACTCTGCCAGATCGACCAGGCCGACCCGGAGCAGCAACGGCAGATGCGCGAAGGCCAGCCCAACTTCTTCCTCACCTTCGACCGGCTCGGCATCAACCCGTTCACCGACAAGTTCCCGGTGACCCTGCTACTCGAAGGCACCGTACGCGGCACCGGCGGAATCCGGGTCGTCACCGACGACTGCGCGACCACCGTCCCCGGCCTGTACGCCGCCGGCGACGCGGCCACCCGGGAACTCATCTGCGGCGGCTTCACCGGCGGCGGCAGCCACAACTCGGCGTGGGCGATGTCGTCGGGCACCTGGGCCGGGCAGGGCGCGGCCCGCTTCGCCACCGGACTCGGACCGGCCCGGCACCGCCGTCGGCTGGCCGCCACCGGCGGCGCCGGGCTCCGGCCCACCCGGGCGGTCCGGCGAGGCAACGCCGAACGCTACACCGGCTGGTCGGATGCGGAGCAGGTGCTGCGCGAGCAGGTACATCCGTACGACAAGAACTATCTGCGCCACGGCGAGCGGCTGACGCCGGCACTGGCCGAATTGGACGCCGCGTGGCGGCAGTTGCGGGCCGAGACCGCCGCCACCGGCGCCGCCGCCGTACGGATTCGGCAGACGGCGGCGATGGTCGCGCACGCCCGGTGGATGTACACCAGCGCGCTGGCCCGCACCGAGAGCCGCGGGATGGCCCGCCGGCAGGACCACCCACGACTGGACCCGGCGCAGCGGCACCGGATCAGCGTCGGCGGCCTGGACAGCCTCTGGACCCGGCCGGAGCCGGAGCCGGCCGAGGCGGGCCAGCGGCTGACGGCGGTGGCGTCGTGA
- a CDS encoding ABC transporter ATP-binding protein yields MTATTVIPAVRVRAGHRAYAGRTVLDSVDLDIAPGEFVALLGASGSGKSTLLRAVAGLDREATGHIQVPQRRAIVFQEHRLLPWSRVWRNVTLGLAGRDLRARALAALDEVGLAGHADTWPRTLSGGESQRVALARALVRTPKLLLLDEPFGALDALTRIKVQALVAQLWAEHRPAVLLVTHDVEEALLLADRALVLRDGRIADKFDVDVPRPRRLNHPRLLSLRRALLRALGVHESEPENAPDSPDGQEP; encoded by the coding sequence ATGACCGCTACCACCGTCATCCCAGCAGTCAGAGTCCGTGCCGGGCACCGCGCTTACGCCGGACGCACCGTCCTGGACAGCGTCGACCTCGACATCGCCCCAGGCGAATTCGTGGCGCTGCTCGGCGCCAGTGGGTCTGGCAAGAGCACCCTGCTGCGGGCCGTCGCCGGCCTGGACCGGGAAGCCACCGGCCATATCCAGGTCCCGCAGCGACGAGCCATCGTCTTCCAGGAACACCGACTGCTCCCATGGAGCAGGGTCTGGCGCAACGTCACCCTCGGCCTGGCCGGGCGCGACCTGCGGGCCAGGGCGCTGGCCGCGCTGGACGAGGTCGGCCTCGCCGGGCACGCGGACACCTGGCCGCGCACCCTGTCCGGCGGCGAGTCGCAGCGGGTGGCGCTGGCCCGCGCGCTGGTGCGCACCCCGAAACTGCTGCTGCTCGACGAACCGTTCGGCGCCCTCGACGCGCTGACCCGGATCAAGGTCCAGGCCCTCGTCGCCCAACTCTGGGCCGAGCACCGGCCAGCCGTACTGCTGGTCACCCACGACGTCGAAGAGGCGCTGCTGCTCGCCGACCGGGCGCTGGTGCTTCGCGACGGACGCATCGCCGACAAGTTCGACGTCGACGTCCCCCGGCCTCGCCGGCTCAACCATCCCCGACTACTCAGCCTGCGGCGCGCACTGTTGCGCGCCCTCGGTGTGCATGAGAGCGAACCCGAGAACGCACCCGACTCCCCCGACGGACAGGAGCCCTGA
- a CDS encoding ABC transporter permease — MSAGVLDHRPTSPPSLPPGQPPTQTQPPNSGWRRAARALTPARRLTGLIAVLAFWQAGASAGWLGNTTPSPAEVYAAAIELIGSGALAHHLGVSLGRVAKGLAIGLSAGLVLGLAAGLIRLAEDIVDAPIQSLRMLPHLALVPIFIIWFGIGETSKIALIAIGPVFPLYLNVLHGIRNVDERLVESARSCGVGQWGLISRVILPGALPQILVGLRQALGIGWLSLVVAEQTATISGVGFLMNDAREFLRTDVIFVVLVIYALLGLGTDLFVRLIERRALAWRRGFTGE; from the coding sequence ATGTCCGCTGGAGTCCTCGACCATCGACCTACCTCCCCACCGTCGCTGCCCCCCGGGCAGCCCCCGACTCAGACGCAGCCGCCGAACTCCGGATGGCGGCGCGCCGCTCGGGCGCTCACCCCGGCGCGCCGGCTGACCGGACTGATCGCCGTACTGGCGTTCTGGCAGGCCGGGGCGAGCGCAGGCTGGCTGGGCAACACCACCCCGTCCCCCGCCGAGGTCTACGCCGCCGCCATCGAACTGATCGGCTCCGGCGCGCTCGCCCACCACCTCGGAGTATCCCTCGGCCGGGTCGCGAAAGGTCTCGCCATCGGCCTGAGCGCCGGACTGGTGCTCGGTCTGGCCGCCGGGCTGATCCGACTCGCCGAGGACATCGTGGATGCCCCGATCCAGTCACTGCGGATGTTGCCGCATCTCGCCCTGGTGCCGATCTTCATCATCTGGTTCGGCATCGGCGAGACCTCGAAGATCGCGCTCATCGCGATCGGCCCGGTGTTCCCGCTCTACCTCAACGTGCTGCACGGCATCCGCAACGTCGACGAACGCCTGGTCGAATCGGCCCGCTCCTGCGGCGTCGGCCAGTGGGGACTGATCAGCCGGGTCATCCTGCCCGGCGCCCTGCCGCAGATCCTGGTAGGCCTGCGCCAAGCGCTCGGCATCGGCTGGCTCAGCCTGGTCGTAGCCGAGCAGACCGCGACCATCTCCGGCGTGGGCTTCCTGATGAACGACGCCCGCGAGTTCCTCCGCACCGACGTGATCTTCGTGGTGCTCGTCATCTACGCCCTGCTCGGACTCGGCACCGACCTGTTCGTTCGGCTCATCGAACGCCGAGCCCTGGCCTGGCGCCGCGGCTTCACCGGGGAGTGA
- the egtA gene encoding ergothioneine biosynthesis glutamate--cysteine ligase EgtA yields MSDGLFPSGSADDREPLTLSAAESYLATTAFDTGRPGFVGAEVEWLLARRDDPVAHVPGELSQAVLAGVDGGLTKGTLRHGRISLEAGGAIKVTSPPSPGIDSCLGRMSVDLDEVRRAVHQYGLRPVGSALEPWRRVRRTVDNPRYAAMETFFDRRGPAGRWMMCATSSVQVCVDAGLPYSGWLGCRRRWVLAHAIGPVLVAAFANSPVRHGRPTGWKSTRQAIWQQLDSGRVRPVSAGEPGEAWARYALAADVMCIRSTAGPWFVPRGLSFRDWITTASPRRPTWSDLRYHLTTLFPPVRPRGYLELRMIDGQAGDDWAVAVAVTAGLFGDDRAAEQAFEATERLRATGPDASPGNCWQRAARDGLGDPELAAAALDCFVSAYAALARLNVSRDVRDRVATFIERYVSQRRCPADDVLDGVRV; encoded by the coding sequence GTGTCCGACGGACTGTTCCCGTCGGGATCCGCCGACGACAGAGAGCCGCTGACCCTGTCCGCCGCCGAGTCGTATCTGGCGACGACGGCCTTCGACACCGGACGGCCGGGCTTCGTCGGCGCGGAGGTGGAGTGGCTGCTGGCCCGCAGGGACGATCCGGTTGCCCACGTTCCTGGTGAGCTTTCTCAGGCGGTGCTGGCGGGTGTCGATGGCGGCCTGACCAAGGGCACGCTGCGGCATGGCCGGATCTCCCTCGAGGCCGGCGGGGCGATCAAGGTCACGTCCCCGCCGTCGCCCGGCATCGACTCCTGCCTCGGCAGGATGTCCGTCGACCTCGACGAGGTTCGCCGGGCTGTCCATCAGTATGGGCTGAGACCGGTCGGATCAGCCCTCGAACCGTGGCGCAGAGTGCGCCGGACCGTCGACAACCCGCGCTACGCGGCAATGGAAACCTTCTTCGATCGTCGTGGTCCGGCCGGTCGGTGGATGATGTGCGCTACCTCGTCGGTGCAGGTCTGTGTCGACGCCGGGCTGCCGTACAGCGGCTGGCTCGGCTGCCGGCGACGTTGGGTGCTTGCTCATGCCATCGGACCGGTGCTGGTCGCCGCGTTCGCCAATTCGCCGGTACGACATGGACGACCAACCGGGTGGAAATCCACCCGTCAGGCGATCTGGCAACAGCTGGATTCGGGCCGCGTCCGGCCGGTGTCAGCTGGGGAACCAGGCGAAGCGTGGGCACGTTACGCGCTCGCCGCCGACGTGATGTGCATTCGCAGCACTGCCGGTCCATGGTTCGTGCCGCGTGGCCTCAGCTTCCGTGACTGGATCACCACCGCTTCGCCCCGCCGCCCGACCTGGTCCGACCTGCGGTACCACCTGACCACGCTGTTCCCGCCGGTGCGTCCCCGGGGTTATCTGGAGCTCCGGATGATCGACGGCCAAGCGGGCGATGACTGGGCGGTCGCGGTCGCTGTCACCGCCGGACTGTTCGGCGACGACCGCGCCGCTGAACAGGCGTTCGAGGCGACGGAGCGCCTGAGGGCCACCGGGCCTGACGCATCACCCGGGAACTGCTGGCAGCGGGCGGCACGCGACGGGTTGGGCGATCCGGAGCTGGCCGCAGCTGCCCTCGACTGTTTCGTCTCGGCTTACGCAGCGTTGGCCCGGCTCAACGTCAGTCGGGACGTGCGGGACCGGGTCGCGACATTCATCGAAAGGTACGTGTCCCAGCGGCGTTGTCCGGCTGACGACGTACTGGATGGCGTACGAGTCTGA
- a CDS encoding winged helix-turn-helix domain-containing protein, whose protein sequence is MSAARTTEPASPTRLPAARNGGSNRNRGRLLRRAEQFRSSAPSEASSIQVTISLRLTGDHSQDRLLRALQELSADTGIETSISWPDPATSITGTVRADGPVPPVIPPPPAAPPHGRIGIRPAPRVVTVDDTPLDLSRLEYELLLFLAEHPARVFTRLQLLNHVWGHTHAGLRTVDVHVRRLRAKFGDEVPLLTTVHGVGYRLADAATIDIAPD, encoded by the coding sequence ATGTCCGCCGCCCGTACCACCGAACCAGCCTCGCCAACACGCCTTCCCGCAGCTCGTAATGGTGGCTCGAACCGCAACCGGGGTCGCCTGCTGCGCCGAGCCGAACAGTTCAGATCCAGCGCACCGAGCGAAGCCAGCAGCATCCAGGTCACCATCTCGCTGCGACTCACCGGTGATCACTCGCAGGACCGGCTTCTTCGGGCGTTACAGGAACTTTCCGCCGACACCGGTATCGAGACGTCGATCAGCTGGCCCGACCCCGCCACCAGCATCACCGGCACGGTCCGGGCCGATGGCCCGGTCCCCCCGGTGATCCCACCGCCACCGGCTGCCCCACCCCACGGACGGATCGGCATCCGACCCGCGCCACGCGTGGTCACAGTCGATGACACCCCGCTGGACCTGAGCCGCCTCGAATACGAGCTGCTGCTGTTCCTGGCCGAACACCCCGCCCGGGTGTTCACCCGGTTGCAGTTGCTCAACCACGTGTGGGGGCACACCCACGCCGGGCTGCGCACCGTGGACGTTCACGTCCGGCGACTGCGCGCCAAGTTCGGCGACGAGGTGCCGCTGCTGACGACGGTGCACGGCGTCGGGTACCGGCTCGCCGACGCGGCGACCATCGACATCGCGCCGGATTAG
- a CDS encoding rhodanese-like domain-containing protein translates to MTRRPEEPGPGIDQLLDQVRERLDRVDPVTAHHAQLDGQAVLVDIRPIAQRAEFGEIPDALVIERNVLEWRLDPRSAARIDIADHPQLWPIIVCQEGYASSLAAASLQDIGLPRATDLAGGFAAWRAAGLPVVNPHR, encoded by the coding sequence GTGACCCGGCGGCCAGAGGAGCCCGGACCCGGCATCGACCAACTGCTCGACCAGGTCCGTGAACGGTTGGACCGGGTCGACCCGGTCACCGCCCATCACGCCCAACTCGACGGGCAGGCGGTGCTGGTCGACATCCGGCCGATCGCCCAGCGCGCGGAGTTCGGGGAGATCCCCGACGCGCTCGTCATCGAACGCAACGTCCTGGAATGGCGGCTCGACCCCCGCAGCGCAGCCCGGATCGACATCGCCGACCACCCTCAGCTCTGGCCCATCATCGTCTGCCAGGAGGGATACGCCTCCTCGTTGGCCGCCGCCTCGCTCCAGGACATCGGCCTGCCCCGGGCCACCGACCTGGCCGGCGGGTTCGCCGCCTGGCGGGCCGCCGGGCTGCCGGTGGTCAACCCGCACCGCTGA
- a CDS encoding cysteine dioxygenase, translated as MITTETRTDHLATAARLAADPDSWPVAPRFSLAARWYHRIVAEPDSEAWLLTWLPGQGTPLHDHGGSAGALYVVSGRLTEEVVTKRTLDHPGLVFTTRDVAAGSGHRFGPRHIHRVTNRTEQPAISIHVYGPALRTMTRYELTDAGLRMLAVDRAGAQW; from the coding sequence ATGATCACCACCGAGACCCGCACCGACCACCTGGCGACCGCCGCTCGGCTCGCCGCCGATCCGGACAGCTGGCCGGTCGCCCCGCGCTTCAGCCTCGCCGCGCGGTGGTACCACCGGATCGTCGCCGAGCCCGACAGCGAGGCATGGCTGCTGACCTGGCTTCCCGGCCAGGGCACTCCGCTGCACGACCACGGCGGCTCGGCCGGGGCGCTGTACGTCGTCTCCGGACGGCTGACCGAGGAGGTCGTCACCAAGCGAACGCTGGACCATCCCGGGCTGGTCTTCACCACCCGCGACGTCGCCGCAGGCTCCGGACACCGGTTCGGGCCACGACACATCCACCGCGTCACGAACCGCACCGAGCAGCCGGCCATCAGCATCCACGTGTACGGGCCGGCGCTGCGCACCATGACCCGCTACGAGTTGACCGACGCCGGGCTGCGGATGCTGGCCGTCGACCGGGCTGGGGCACAGTGGTGA
- a CDS encoding YeiH family protein: protein MAGEVSGQSTSTPGTEPSVPSAAVPQRPDRTDAFWRWTAVGLVVVLALAALSRFLEQRVPDWVDGTVLEGFAKAVEYPVYAILLGLLGNAVVTLLGVRERIAAAFRTEFFIKTGLVLLGASINLSVIASAAGPAIAQALLLITAVFFFTWWLAGRFGLDDKLRALLASAVSICGVSAAIAAAGAVRARREQLAYTASLVIVFAIPSIFVLPWLAGLLGLPDEVAGAWIGGNIDTTAAVSAAGAIVGEEALQIATIVKVTQNALMGVVAVALTAYFTLHVERQAGATRPGLGEVWRRFPKFVLGFVAASVIATWYLDIVGGDGRAVIGVVNDLRTWFLILAFVSIGLEFRVAALREAGWRPIAVFASATVFNLLVALGLASVLFRNFSV, encoded by the coding sequence ATGGCCGGCGAGGTGAGCGGGCAGTCGACGTCGACGCCCGGCACCGAGCCGTCCGTTCCGTCGGCGGCGGTGCCGCAACGCCCGGACCGCACCGACGCCTTCTGGCGGTGGACCGCCGTTGGCCTGGTGGTGGTGCTCGCTCTCGCGGCACTGAGCCGATTCCTGGAGCAGCGCGTCCCCGACTGGGTCGACGGCACGGTGTTGGAAGGGTTCGCCAAGGCGGTCGAGTATCCGGTCTACGCGATTCTGCTCGGACTGCTCGGCAATGCGGTCGTCACGCTGCTCGGCGTGCGGGAGCGCATCGCGGCCGCGTTCCGCACCGAGTTCTTCATCAAGACAGGTCTGGTCCTGCTCGGGGCCTCGATCAACCTGTCGGTGATCGCCAGCGCAGCCGGGCCGGCGATCGCCCAGGCTCTTCTGCTGATCACCGCGGTCTTCTTCTTCACCTGGTGGCTCGCCGGCCGGTTCGGCCTCGACGACAAGCTGCGTGCCCTGCTCGCGTCGGCGGTGTCCATCTGTGGCGTCAGTGCTGCGATCGCCGCGGCTGGTGCGGTACGGGCCCGACGCGAGCAGTTGGCCTACACCGCCAGCCTGGTGATCGTGTTCGCCATTCCGTCGATCTTCGTGCTGCCCTGGCTGGCCGGGTTGCTGGGGCTTCCGGACGAGGTCGCCGGCGCCTGGATCGGTGGCAACATCGACACCACCGCCGCGGTGAGTGCCGCCGGGGCGATCGTCGGCGAGGAAGCGCTGCAGATCGCCACCATCGTCAAGGTGACCCAGAACGCGCTGATGGGCGTGGTGGCGGTGGCCCTCACCGCGTACTTCACGCTGCATGTCGAGCGCCAGGCTGGTGCCACCCGGCCTGGTCTGGGTGAGGTGTGGCGCCGCTTCCCCAAGTTCGTGCTCGGGTTCGTCGCCGCGTCGGTCATCGCCACCTGGTACCTGGACATCGTGGGCGGTGACGGCCGCGCGGTGATCGGTGTCGTCAACGACCTGCGTACCTGGTTCCTGATCCTGGCGTTCGTCAGCATCGGCCTGGAGTTCCGGGTAGCGGCGCTGCGGGAAGCCGGCTGGCGGCCGATCGCGGTCTTCGCCAGCGCGACGGTGTTCAACCTGTTGGTGGCGCTCGGGTTGGCGTCGGTGCTGTTCCGGAACTTCTCCGTCTGA
- a CDS encoding SfnB family sulfur acquisition oxidoreductase, whose translation MASTTDDVTLRTELPAARPAPTRTGYADHREDAAVIDDDAQAVLVARELAVEFAAGAAERDAERRAPVAELARLSASGLLGITVPAVYGGADVAAQTLAEVVRLLASADPNIAQIPQSHFTYVNVLRQQGSDEQQRFFFAEILAGRRFGNAQSEAGTRHVQDYRTRLTADGGGFLLTGVKHYSTGALFADWIPVLARGDDEKLYVAYVPAGAPGMTIRDDWTGMGQRTTASGTVELDRVRVPADRVVPHHLTFTGPQLHGAYSQLVHTAIDAGIARAALDEAGEFVRTRTRPWAESGVDRAADDPLLIQRFGELAVQVRATEALLVDAARAIDTARAALTEDSAAAASIAVAVAKAFADGTAIEVTSALFEVGGTRSSLDPLNLHRHWRNARTHTLHDPVRWKLQHIGRYVLNGTRPPRHGLI comes from the coding sequence ATGGCCAGCACCACCGACGACGTCACGCTGCGAACTGAGCTGCCTGCCGCCCGACCCGCGCCGACCCGCACCGGGTACGCCGACCACCGCGAGGACGCCGCCGTCATCGACGATGATGCCCAGGCGGTGCTGGTCGCCCGAGAGCTCGCCGTCGAGTTCGCCGCCGGCGCCGCCGAGCGAGACGCCGAGCGGCGGGCACCGGTCGCCGAACTCGCCCGGCTCTCCGCCAGCGGACTGCTCGGCATCACCGTTCCAGCGGTCTACGGGGGTGCGGACGTCGCCGCGCAGACCCTCGCCGAAGTGGTGCGGCTACTCGCCAGCGCGGACCCGAACATCGCCCAGATTCCACAGAGCCACTTCACCTACGTCAACGTGCTGCGCCAGCAGGGATCCGACGAGCAGCAGCGGTTCTTCTTCGCCGAGATTCTCGCCGGCCGGCGGTTCGGCAACGCTCAGTCGGAGGCAGGCACCCGACATGTTCAGGACTACCGGACCCGGCTCACCGCCGACGGCGGCGGCTTCCTGCTCACCGGGGTCAAGCACTACAGCACCGGCGCGCTGTTCGCCGACTGGATTCCGGTCCTCGCCCGCGGCGACGACGAAAAGCTGTACGTCGCCTACGTCCCGGCCGGCGCACCCGGGATGACCATCCGCGACGACTGGACCGGCATGGGTCAGCGCACCACCGCCAGCGGCACCGTCGAACTCGATCGGGTGCGGGTGCCCGCCGATCGGGTCGTCCCACACCACCTCACCTTCACCGGCCCGCAACTGCACGGGGCGTACTCCCAACTCGTCCACACCGCGATCGACGCGGGCATCGCCCGCGCCGCACTGGACGAGGCCGGCGAGTTCGTCCGGACCAGGACCCGACCGTGGGCCGAGAGCGGCGTCGACCGGGCCGCCGACGACCCCCTGCTCATCCAGCGTTTCGGTGAACTCGCCGTCCAGGTGCGGGCGACCGAGGCGCTCCTCGTCGACGCGGCCCGGGCGATCGACACCGCTCGGGCCGCGCTCACCGAGGACAGCGCCGCCGCCGCGTCGATCGCGGTGGCGGTCGCCAAGGCGTTCGCCGACGGCACCGCCATCGAGGTGACCAGCGCGCTGTTCGAGGTCGGCGGCACCCGATCCAGTCTCGACCCGCTCAACCTGCACCGGCACTGGCGCAACGCGCGCACCCACACGCTGCACGACCCGGTCCGCTGGAAGCTGCAGCACATCGGGCGGTACGTGCTCAACGGCACCCGCCCACCCCGACACGGGCTGATCTGA
- the ssuE gene encoding NADPH-dependent FMN reductase encodes MSTILAISGSPSATSRTAAVLDLVSATLLDAGHQVRLLSVRDLPPEALLGADPTHPAIRTAATEVAAADAVVVATPVYKAAYSGVLKSLLDLLPQFAFAGKVVLPLATGGTTAHVLALDYALRPVLSSMGAEHVVAGYFLPEQALGPVVAGGLRVEPAARAGLDDVVDGFLAALERRQPLPILLAS; translated from the coding sequence ATGTCCACCATCCTGGCCATCTCCGGATCGCCCTCCGCCACCTCGCGCACCGCTGCTGTGCTGGACCTCGTCTCCGCGACGTTGCTCGATGCCGGGCACCAGGTGCGGCTGTTGTCGGTGCGCGACCTGCCGCCGGAGGCATTGCTCGGCGCCGACCCGACCCATCCGGCGATCCGTACGGCAGCGACCGAGGTAGCCGCCGCGGACGCAGTGGTCGTCGCCACCCCGGTCTACAAGGCGGCGTACAGCGGTGTGTTGAAGTCTCTGTTGGACCTGCTGCCGCAGTTCGCGTTCGCCGGCAAGGTCGTGCTGCCGCTGGCCACTGGGGGCACGACCGCTCACGTGCTGGCCCTGGACTACGCGCTGCGGCCGGTGCTGTCATCGATGGGCGCCGAGCACGTCGTGGCCGGCTACTTTCTGCCCGAGCAGGCCCTGGGCCCGGTGGTGGCCGGCGGTCTGCGGGTGGAGCCAGCTGCGCGAGCGGGCCTGGACGACGTCGTCGACGGGTTCCTCGCCGCTCTGGAACGCCGACAGCCGCTGCCGATCCTGCTTGCCTCCTGA
- a CDS encoding sulfite exporter TauE/SafE family protein — translation MTDPWILLAAAGAGALAAALGTPTGVSGGLLLLPLLLTAFGLPPTVASATNLLFNIVSTPAGITRHLRQHSLDRRLALLLAGAAAPAAVAGALANIFWLGDSTVFRHLVAGLLVAVAATLLLPRPRGGRSAQPLAGPAVTAVLAVAGLASGALGGFYGLGGAILAAPAALLITGWPTSRVSGAALITTFTVSVTGLLTYAAADLAGATRVQTPHWPIGLALGFGGLFGAWLAVRHASRLPDRLLRTGLAVLVVLGALRLAG, via the coding sequence GTGACCGATCCGTGGATTCTGTTGGCCGCCGCCGGCGCAGGTGCGTTGGCGGCGGCCCTGGGCACCCCGACCGGTGTCTCCGGTGGACTGCTGCTGCTACCGCTGCTGCTCACCGCGTTCGGGCTGCCACCGACCGTCGCCAGTGCGACCAACCTGCTGTTCAACATCGTCTCCACCCCGGCCGGGATCACCCGACACCTGCGGCAGCACAGCCTGGACCGGCGGCTGGCGCTGCTGCTGGCCGGGGCTGCCGCACCGGCGGCGGTGGCCGGAGCGCTGGCCAACATCTTCTGGCTCGGTGACTCGACGGTCTTCCGTCACCTGGTCGCCGGACTACTCGTCGCCGTCGCGGCAACGCTGCTGCTGCCTCGCCCGCGCGGCGGCCGGTCTGCGCAGCCGCTGGCCGGGCCGGCGGTGACCGCCGTACTGGCGGTCGCCGGGCTGGCCAGCGGCGCACTCGGCGGCTTCTACGGCCTCGGTGGGGCGATCCTCGCCGCCCCAGCGGCGCTGTTGATCACCGGCTGGCCGACGAGTCGGGTCTCCGGAGCGGCGCTGATCACCACCTTCACCGTGTCGGTCACCGGGCTGCTCACCTACGCCGCCGCCGACCTCGCCGGCGCCACGCGGGTGCAGACCCCACACTGGCCGATCGGGCTGGCACTCGGCTTCGGCGGACTGTTCGGGGCCTGGCTGGCCGTGCGCCACGCGTCCAGGCTGCCGGACCGACTGCTGCGTACCGGCCTGGCGGTGCTGGTCGTCCTCGGTGCGCTGCGGCTGGCCGGCTGA